From the Chloroflexota bacterium genome, one window contains:
- a CDS encoding TIGR00730 family Rossman fold protein, translating into MPQGYEINDLAKEESWRLFRILGELVEGFDKLSGIEPAVSIYGSARLSPKDELYAKTEEIAHRLGQMGFSIITGGGPGVMEAANKGALKAGVTSIGLNIALPEEQICNPYSTKSITFNHFFIRKVMLVKYATAFIIMPGGLGTLDELTEVLTLMQTYKIKPFPVLMFDSQFWRGFLEWLKNFVLAKGFISEGDLNLLRICDHTDEVIEVVQRWYIRQEIIGRRVLPR; encoded by the coding sequence ATGCCGCAAGGATATGAAATAAACGACCTTGCCAAGGAAGAATCCTGGCGCCTGTTCCGAATTCTCGGGGAATTAGTGGAAGGCTTCGATAAGCTCTCAGGTATAGAGCCAGCGGTCAGTATATACGGTTCGGCTCGGCTTAGCCCAAAAGATGAGCTGTACGCTAAAACAGAGGAAATAGCCCATCGCCTGGGACAGATGGGTTTCTCGATCATAACTGGCGGGGGGCCCGGAGTGATGGAGGCAGCTAACAAGGGAGCACTCAAAGCTGGGGTGACATCAATCGGGCTGAATATCGCCTTGCCAGAGGAGCAAATCTGTAATCCGTACTCCACAAAATCGATAACATTCAATCATTTCTTCATTCGAAAAGTCATGCTTGTAAAGTATGCGACTGCCTTCATCATAATGCCTGGTGGGTTGGGTACGCTTGATGAGCTGACTGAGGTGCTAACCCTGATGCAAACCTATAAGATAAAGCCCTTTCCAGTGTTAATGTTCGATAGCCAGTTCTGGAGGGGATTCCTGGAATGGCTAAAGAATTTCGTCTTAGCCAAAGGGTTCATCTCCGAGGGCGATCTTAACCTACTAAGGATTTGCGACCACACTGACGAAGTGATTGAAGTTGTTCAGCGGTGGTATATCAGACAAGAGATTATCGGGAGAAGAGTTTTACCAAGGTGA
- a CDS encoding NAD(P)H-dependent oxidoreductase subunit E has protein sequence MEGGRASGCDTSLCQTCRVYKKYGEGKPINLKLVGAGIDASINSPVDGSHAAKIFREIQAAISQTRGQAGALIPVLQRAQGLIGYLPLPVMRSIAREMRVSLSEVYGIASFYSFFTMVPRGKHIISMCMGTSCYVRGGERIMNTLQKELGIDAGETTADGIFSLEMVRCLGCCGLSPVVAVEDKVYRRMTPTKMKEVLSTYT, from the coding sequence ATGGAAGGTGGTCGTGCCTCCGGTTGTGACACCAGCCTATGCCAGACGTGTCGCGTCTACAAGAAGTATGGCGAGGGCAAACCCATCAACCTCAAGCTCGTGGGGGCTGGTATCGATGCTTCAATCAATTCCCCAGTGGATGGAAGTCACGCCGCCAAGATATTCCGAGAGATCCAGGCAGCGATCAGCCAGACAAGAGGGCAGGCTGGTGCGCTAATTCCGGTGTTGCAACGAGCACAGGGGCTGATTGGCTATTTACCTTTACCCGTCATGCGAAGCATCGCTCGGGAGATGCGTGTTTCCTTGAGTGAGGTGTATGGCATAGCCAGCTTTTATTCCTTTTTTACTATGGTACCCAGGGGCAAACATATTATCTCTATGTGCATGGGTACTTCATGCTACGTTCGTGGTGGCGAAAGGATTATGAATACGCTACAGAAGGAGTTGGGCATTGATGCTGGCGAAACAACAGCGGATGGGATATTCTCGCTAGAGATGGTGAGATGTCTGGGTTGCTGTGGTCTTTCGCCTGTGGTTGCGGTGGAGGACAAGGTCTACCGCCGTATGACCCCGACAAAGATGAAAGAGGTTCTGAGTACTTACACATAG
- a CDS encoding FAD-dependent oxidoreductase, which produces MEIKIHLGTCGISSGARAIEEAFTREVQTQKLSNVVITEAACIGPCEREPIVTVVHPQAGRVIYAELTPERVTTIVERHLIGGKPVSEWTLDTKLPQFQLQKIRIMHNQDMDPRSLDEYIARDGYRGLAKALTQMAPDDIIAEVGKAGLRGRGGAGFPTGTKWTFVRRATGDEKFVVCNGDEGDPGAYMNRAVLEGNPHSVIEGMAIGAYAIGNVRHGYLYVRAEYPLAIETLQHAIEEARRYGLLGKNILGTGFEFDLTVFPGAGAFVCGEETALLASIEGKRGNPRQRPPFPANKGLLDKPTTLNNVETWSNIPLIVLNGAEWFASLGSDRSKGTKTFCLVGKINNSGLIEVPLGTPLGQIVFDIGNGVPEGREFKAVQIGGPSGGCIPIGHLNTPVDYESVTALGAIMGSGGLIVMDENNCMVDTAKFFLQFTRDESCGKCTPCRAGIPKMLDILTKITQGKGTMEDLAALTELAEMVGSASLCGLGQTAPNPVLTTLRHFRNEYEAHIIDKRCPAAVCQALFRAPCQHTCPVELDCPGYIALAKEGRFEDAYKLIRQRLPFPMSVGRVCDHPCEVKCRRAQVDAAVSIRDLKRMIADYAYEKGVEFLPPVKPRKPERVAIVGAGPAGLTAAYELAREGYGVTIFEALPVAGGMMAVAIPEYRLPKRILNAEINGIVKLGVELKLNTRIDDIDSLFKEGYKAVFLACGAHKGDKIGIPGEDAKGIYDAIEFLKETNLGRKPEVGERVAVVGGGNSAIDAARVALRQGAKEVSILYRRERKDMPAIPEEIESAEEEGIHIECLTAPTKVLTANGRISGLECVRMELREFDSSGRRTPHPLAGSEHTILVDTLIEAIGQRPDTSLVKDSGVKTGKGGTIAVDPRTLATDRPGVFGGGDVATGPKTVIWAVAAGQRAANSIIRYLQGKPLSPFVHRDGYEPIEVPAVSPTEEEVKERKRIEPSEIASKERRSSFREIMLAYTGEQSREEASRCLRCDLEAGAQE; this is translated from the coding sequence ATAGAGATTAAGATTCATCTGGGTACCTGTGGTATTTCCAGTGGTGCCAGGGCTATCGAGGAAGCGTTTACCAGAGAAGTGCAAACGCAGAAGCTTTCGAATGTCGTGATCACCGAAGCCGCCTGCATCGGCCCCTGCGAGAGAGAACCTATAGTTACCGTAGTCCACCCCCAGGCCGGCAGGGTGATCTATGCTGAGCTAACGCCAGAGCGGGTGACCACTATCGTGGAGCGACACTTGATCGGCGGAAAGCCTGTCTCAGAGTGGACGCTGGATACGAAGTTGCCCCAGTTTCAACTACAAAAGATCCGCATTATGCACAACCAGGACATGGATCCCAGGAGTCTCGACGAATATATTGCCCGGGATGGTTATCGGGGCCTGGCCAAGGCGCTTACTCAAATGGCACCCGATGATATTATTGCTGAGGTCGGCAAGGCGGGTCTGAGGGGGAGGGGAGGTGCTGGGTTCCCTACGGGTACTAAGTGGACCTTCGTGCGCCGTGCAACCGGAGACGAGAAGTTTGTGGTTTGCAATGGAGACGAAGGTGACCCTGGTGCCTATATGAATCGGGCCGTGCTGGAGGGCAATCCCCACTCGGTAATAGAAGGAATGGCCATCGGGGCCTACGCCATAGGCAACGTTCGCCATGGCTACCTATACGTCCGGGCTGAGTATCCGCTGGCTATCGAGACACTGCAACACGCCATAGAAGAAGCGCGCCGCTACGGGCTGTTGGGTAAGAACATCCTGGGCACGGGATTTGAGTTTGATCTCACTGTTTTCCCTGGGGCAGGCGCCTTCGTCTGTGGCGAGGAGACAGCTCTCCTGGCCTCTATCGAAGGCAAACGAGGTAACCCGCGCCAGCGACCTCCTTTCCCAGCCAATAAGGGACTGCTGGATAAGCCGACCACCCTAAACAATGTGGAGACCTGGTCGAATATTCCCCTCATCGTCCTCAACGGTGCGGAATGGTTCGCTAGTCTAGGGTCGGACAGGAGCAAGGGGACCAAGACATTCTGTCTGGTCGGCAAGATAAACAACAGTGGACTTATTGAGGTACCCCTGGGTACGCCCCTAGGCCAGATAGTGTTCGATATTGGCAACGGTGTCCCAGAGGGCCGAGAGTTCAAGGCTGTCCAGATTGGCGGGCCTTCTGGAGGATGTATACCTATAGGCCACCTCAATACGCCTGTTGACTACGAGTCCGTCACCGCCCTCGGTGCCATCATGGGTTCTGGCGGCCTCATCGTTATGGATGAGAACAACTGCATGGTGGATACAGCCAAGTTCTTCCTCCAGTTCACCAGGGATGAGAGCTGCGGCAAGTGCACACCGTGCCGTGCTGGCATCCCCAAGATGCTGGACATACTGACTAAGATAACCCAGGGCAAAGGCACTATGGAGGATCTGGCTGCCCTGACTGAGCTGGCGGAGATGGTGGGATCGGCTTCACTGTGTGGTCTGGGGCAAACCGCCCCCAACCCCGTGCTCACCACCCTGAGACACTTCCGCAATGAGTATGAGGCCCATATCATTGACAAACGCTGCCCGGCAGCAGTCTGCCAGGCACTATTCCGAGCCCCTTGCCAGCATACCTGTCCTGTGGAGCTGGACTGCCCGGGCTACATAGCACTGGCTAAGGAGGGGAGGTTCGAGGATGCCTACAAACTCATAAGGCAACGTCTGCCCTTCCCCATGTCGGTGGGACGAGTTTGTGATCACCCATGTGAGGTGAAGTGCCGTCGGGCACAGGTGGACGCAGCGGTGTCCATCAGAGACCTGAAGCGCATGATCGCCGACTATGCGTACGAGAAAGGCGTGGAATTCTTGCCCCCCGTGAAACCGCGAAAACCCGAGCGAGTGGCTATTGTGGGTGCTGGGCCAGCGGGTCTTACTGCTGCTTATGAGCTGGCTAGAGAGGGCTATGGTGTTACTATCTTTGAGGCTCTGCCTGTGGCCGGTGGCATGATGGCAGTGGCCATACCTGAGTATCGTTTGCCAAAACGAATCCTTAATGCCGAGATCAACGGTATAGTTAAGCTAGGCGTCGAGCTAAAGCTCAATACTAGGATCGATGATATCGACAGCTTGTTCAAAGAGGGATACAAGGCTGTCTTCCTTGCCTGCGGCGCGCACAAAGGGGACAAGATAGGCATCCCTGGTGAGGATGCTAAGGGAATCTACGATGCCATTGAGTTTCTCAAAGAGACGAACTTGGGGAGGAAGCCGGAAGTAGGCGAGAGAGTGGCTGTGGTGGGGGGTGGTAACTCGGCTATAGATGCTGCCCGGGTGGCTTTGAGACAGGGTGCCAAAGAGGTTAGCATTCTCTATCGCAGGGAGCGTAAGGATATGCCAGCCATTCCCGAAGAGATCGAGTCTGCCGAAGAGGAAGGTATACACATTGAATGCCTTACTGCGCCTACGAAGGTATTGACTGCGAATGGTAGGATAAGTGGCCTGGAGTGCGTCCGCATGGAGCTCAGGGAGTTCGATTCCAGTGGGCGGCGCACTCCCCACCCCTTAGCTGGTTCGGAGCATACCATCTTGGTGGATACCCTCATCGAGGCTATCGGACAGCGGCCTGACACTAGCTTGGTCAAGGACAGTGGGGTGAAGACAGGCAAGGGAGGCACTATTGCGGTTGATCCGCGCACGCTGGCCACTGACCGGCCCGGTGTTTTTGGCGGTGGCGACGTCGCCACTGGGCCGAAGACGGTGATCTGGGCGGTGGCCGCAGGACAGCGAGCAGCTAATTCTATCATCCGGTACTTGCAAGGGAAGCCTCTATCTCCCTTCGTACATAGGGACGGTTATGAGCCAATAGAAGTCCCGGCTGTCTCTCCGACCGAAGAGGAGGTCAAAGAGAGAAAGAGAATCGAGCCATCCGAGATAGCCTCGAAGGAGCGCCGGTCATCCTTCCGAGAGATCATGTTGGCCTACACTGGGGAGCAGTCCAGGGAGGAGGCATCTCGCTGCCTGAGGTGTGATCTTGAAGCTGGAGCACAGGAGTAG
- a CDS encoding 2Fe-2S iron-sulfur cluster binding domain-containing protein, whose translation MSEKKEITLTINGEKVKGNDGDTILDICRANNIYVPTLCYLEGLSSVGACRLCVVEIEGERRPNPACTYPARNGLVVKTHTEELEKYRRLILELIFTERNHFCWFCAASGDCELQSLAYRYQMDHPRYPYTFPSLATDTLNDFLVIDHNRCILCGRCVRVCNEVVGNHTLDFGRRGWRTTVIADLNQALGESSCISCGACLQACPTGAIFSKVSAYRGRVEECQSIQSVCSLCGVGCDINVLVKDNNIVRIDGANLTSPKGPLCNRGRFLQVHNTATRITAPLMVDKAGITQTASWEEALDSVASAIKDYRRRYKRSSIAGLISSICPNETVEAFARFMRHTVGTSSLDIVDGKAYRTLTQGIKASGKSILRLDTESPLEAILGASCVLVVGADPLESHPVAACYMLRARTHNRAQLVVIDSQDNCLGSRADVWLQPNAGGMDMVIRALAGLVANKSERLDQPQKVTSVAEAAQASGLSPALITQTADIIRGGQVVVVFGDGILDKRDPGLVTSVLELASLANTDGPKWISLKPRGNSRGAWGVGVDGGYGIAETRPRLLYLLLADDGYIAEDCLGLAEQAEFLVVQASYVSPLTQAADVVLPSPIWAGRAGTYISLDGRVGRSQRVLEPPPGMRDDLEIIAELAKRLEKRRRMP comes from the coding sequence ATGAGTGAGAAGAAAGAGATAACTCTGACCATCAACGGCGAAAAGGTAAAAGGCAATGATGGTGACACCATCCTTGACATCTGCCGTGCCAATAATATCTACGTGCCTACGCTGTGCTATTTGGAAGGCCTTTCCAGTGTCGGCGCTTGCCGCCTGTGCGTCGTTGAGATCGAGGGAGAGCGACGGCCCAATCCGGCCTGTACCTACCCGGCTCGCAATGGTCTGGTGGTCAAAACGCATACAGAAGAACTGGAGAAATACCGAAGACTGATCCTGGAACTGATATTTACAGAGCGTAACCATTTTTGCTGGTTCTGTGCTGCCAGCGGTGACTGCGAGTTGCAAAGCCTGGCTTACCGTTATCAGATGGACCACCCTCGTTATCCCTATACCTTCCCTTCCCTGGCCACTGACACCCTAAATGATTTTCTGGTTATCGACCATAACCGCTGCATTCTTTGTGGCCGTTGCGTTCGGGTTTGCAATGAGGTTGTGGGCAATCACACCCTGGATTTTGGCAGGCGGGGCTGGCGCACTACAGTCATTGCTGACCTGAACCAAGCCTTGGGCGAGTCGTCCTGCATCTCCTGTGGCGCCTGCCTGCAGGCTTGCCCCACTGGGGCCATATTCAGCAAGGTCAGCGCCTACCGGGGCAGAGTTGAGGAGTGCCAGAGCATTCAGAGTGTCTGTTCGCTATGTGGCGTGGGCTGTGACATCAATGTCTTGGTGAAGGACAACAACATAGTCCGTATAGATGGGGCGAACCTCACCAGCCCGAAAGGGCCACTTTGCAACAGGGGACGCTTCCTACAGGTGCACAATACGGCTACCCGAATTACTGCGCCACTCATGGTAGACAAGGCGGGAATAACCCAAACTGCATCCTGGGAAGAGGCCCTTGATTCGGTAGCGTCGGCCATCAAGGACTACCGGCGTCGCTATAAGAGGAGCAGCATAGCCGGTCTGATTTCCAGCATATGTCCCAATGAGACAGTAGAAGCCTTTGCCAGATTCATGCGCCACACTGTGGGCACCAGTTCGTTGGATATCGTGGATGGCAAAGCATACAGAACCCTGACTCAAGGTATCAAGGCTTCCGGCAAGAGCATTCTCAGGCTAGACACTGAAAGCCCGCTGGAAGCTATCCTGGGGGCCTCCTGCGTGCTGGTGGTGGGAGCTGATCCCCTCGAAAGCCACCCAGTGGCCGCCTGCTATATGCTCAGGGCCAGAACCCATAACCGGGCGCAGCTCGTAGTCATTGACTCCCAAGATAACTGCCTGGGTTCGCGGGCTGATGTCTGGCTACAGCCTAACGCAGGTGGGATGGATATGGTTATTAGGGCTCTGGCCGGTCTGGTTGCCAACAAGAGCGAGCGTTTGGATCAACCGCAGAAAGTTACCTCGGTGGCCGAAGCGGCACAGGCGAGCGGGCTAAGCCCGGCCCTGATAACCCAAACGGCTGATATCATACGCGGCGGCCAAGTTGTGGTTGTTTTTGGAGATGGCATCCTTGACAAGAGAGACCCTGGCTTGGTGACCAGCGTCTTAGAGTTGGCCAGCTTGGCAAACACGGACGGCCCAAAATGGATTTCCCTTAAGCCACGGGGCAACAGCCGTGGTGCTTGGGGGGTGGGAGTAGATGGCGGGTACGGGATAGCCGAGACCAGGCCCAGACTGCTATACCTCCTGCTGGCCGATGATGGTTACATAGCTGAAGACTGCTTGGGCCTAGCTGAACAGGCTGAATTCCTGGTGGTGCAGGCGAGCTATGTCTCACCACTAACCCAGGCTGCCGATGTGGTGCTCCCCTCTCCCATTTGGGCGGGGCGGGCAGGCACGTACATCTCGCTGGATGGCAGAGTGGGCCGGTCGCAGCGAGTGCTGGAGCCGCCTCCAGGCATGAGGGACGATCTGGAGATAATTGCTGAACTAGCTAAGAGACTAGAGAAGAGGAGACGAATGCCGTGA
- a CDS encoding NADP oxidoreductase, whose translation MTKVKIAISWLDACAGCEMSLLDIDGAIVDIAKAVEFTRTPITDIKEFPNVDVGLISGAIGNEEHEEEAKELREKCKILMVMGDCACFGGPPSMRNAFSKEEVLRRAYIETESTKDGKIPSSPELPALLEKALPVNAEVKVDCFVPGCPPRAEAINYALTELLQGRIPVLPSEMMRFD comes from the coding sequence GTGACGAAGGTGAAGATAGCGATTTCGTGGCTTGATGCCTGTGCCGGCTGTGAGATGTCCTTGCTGGACATAGATGGGGCCATAGTCGATATAGCCAAAGCTGTGGAGTTCACCAGAACTCCGATAACGGATATCAAGGAATTTCCCAATGTGGATGTGGGGTTGATCAGTGGGGCTATAGGCAATGAGGAACACGAAGAAGAGGCAAAAGAGCTCCGCGAGAAGTGCAAGATTCTCATGGTAATGGGCGACTGTGCCTGTTTCGGAGGCCCCCCTTCGATGCGCAATGCCTTCTCCAAGGAAGAGGTGCTGAGGCGAGCTTACATTGAGACCGAGAGCACCAAAGATGGGAAGATACCTTCCTCACCGGAACTGCCAGCCCTCTTGGAAAAGGCTCTCCCTGTGAACGCCGAGGTCAAGGTCGACTGCTTTGTTCCAGGATGCCCGCCGCGCGCCGAAGCCATCAACTATGCCCTCACCGAGCTTCTTCAGGGTCGAATTCCGGTGTTGCCCAGTGAAATGATGCGCTTTGACTAG
- a CDS encoding Ni/Fe hydrogenase subunit alpha yields MEVATEKKIIEIKPITRIEGHGKVTLHLDEQGNVSQAHFNVIQLRGFEKFCEGRVFWEMPLITERACGICPVSHHLAAAKACDAILGVELPPTARMLRELMHMAQFVQSHALHFFHLASPDLLFGMDSNPATRNVIGLIEANPELAVKAVWLRSFGQSIIETLGTKKIHPNFAIPGGVNHALPTEARDKFLKQVDEAIAIYRTGLDIIKSFQSREKKLMDDFASFPSAYMGLVDPQGNLELYDGRLRLVDAKGLTLEDQVPSDNYLSIIEERVEDWSYMKFPYYKKMGYPGGIYRVGPLARLNVAKGITTPLAGKEFREFKSLGNGGMVEGSLYFHYARLIEGLYATERVKELLQKEGICSTEIRAVSSRYNEQGVGVLEAPRGTLFHHFWVDRSGTIRKANIIVATQNNNLAMNRAIYQVAREYVKADKLTEGMLNRVEVAIRCYDPCLSCATHALGQMPLSIQLIGSSGQVLDEIPKR; encoded by the coding sequence ATGGAAGTGGCTACAGAAAAGAAAATCATAGAAATAAAGCCGATTACCCGCATAGAAGGCCATGGCAAGGTAACCCTGCATCTCGACGAGCAAGGCAATGTAAGCCAGGCCCACTTCAACGTAATTCAGCTTCGGGGCTTTGAGAAATTCTGTGAGGGACGTGTCTTCTGGGAGATGCCACTCATCACAGAGCGGGCCTGCGGTATCTGCCCTGTGAGCCACCATCTGGCCGCAGCCAAGGCGTGTGACGCTATTCTAGGCGTGGAACTACCTCCGACTGCCAGGATGCTACGGGAATTGATGCATATGGCCCAGTTTGTCCAGTCCCACGCCCTTCACTTCTTCCACCTGGCCAGTCCCGATCTTCTCTTTGGTATGGACTCCAACCCAGCTACCAGAAATGTCATCGGTCTCATCGAGGCGAACCCAGAGTTGGCCGTCAAGGCAGTGTGGCTAAGAAGTTTCGGACAGTCGATCATAGAGACTCTGGGCACTAAGAAGATTCACCCCAACTTCGCTATCCCCGGTGGTGTGAACCACGCTCTCCCCACTGAGGCAAGAGACAAATTCCTGAAGCAAGTTGATGAAGCCATAGCCATCTATCGTACAGGTCTTGACATAATCAAGAGCTTTCAGAGCAGAGAGAAGAAATTGATGGACGACTTCGCCAGCTTTCCCTCTGCCTACATGGGGCTGGTAGATCCCCAGGGCAATCTGGAACTCTATGATGGCAGGCTGAGGCTCGTGGATGCCAAGGGCCTTACTCTAGAGGATCAGGTGCCTAGCGATAACTATCTATCCATTATTGAAGAAAGGGTGGAAGACTGGTCGTACATGAAATTCCCTTATTACAAGAAGATGGGCTACCCAGGTGGCATTTACAGGGTAGGCCCCTTAGCCAGGCTCAATGTGGCCAAAGGTATCACCACACCCCTTGCTGGTAAGGAGTTTAGGGAATTCAAGAGTCTGGGGAATGGGGGGATGGTAGAGGGTTCATTGTACTTCCACTATGCCCGCCTCATTGAAGGGCTCTATGCTACCGAGAGGGTAAAGGAATTGCTCCAGAAGGAGGGCATCTGCTCTACAGAAATAAGGGCAGTCTCGTCCAGGTACAATGAACAGGGGGTGGGGGTTCTGGAAGCCCCGCGGGGGACTCTCTTCCATCATTTCTGGGTGGACCGCAGCGGCACTATTCGCAAAGCCAACATTATTGTCGCCACTCAAAACAACAACCTGGCTATGAACCGGGCCATTTACCAGGTGGCCAGGGAATATGTCAAGGCTGATAAGCTTACCGAGGGCATGCTTAACCGGGTAGAGGTAGCCATCCGCTGCTATGACCCTTGTCTCTCGTGTGCCACCCACGCTCTGGGACAGATGCCACTCTCTATACAACTCATCGGCTCCAGTGGCCAGGTGCTGGATGAGATTCCCAAGAGATGA
- a CDS encoding Hsp20/alpha crystallin family protein — translation MRGFQSDWLNITQGMQKEMERLLDYLGSSKPPTVYFGQMWEPAVDIYETATEVVVVAELAGVNQNDIEIVVDNNSLIIRGQRKELATRGRRNYYQMEIHAGPFERRVLLPARIDPDRTKASHENGMLEIVLAKARPEQVIHVSVKNLDQF, via the coding sequence ATGAGAGGGTTCCAAAGCGATTGGCTAAATATCACACAGGGCATGCAAAAGGAGATGGAACGGTTATTGGATTACCTCGGCAGCTCAAAACCGCCCACGGTGTATTTTGGCCAGATGTGGGAGCCAGCAGTGGATATCTATGAGACGGCAACGGAAGTAGTCGTTGTAGCAGAGTTGGCCGGGGTGAATCAAAACGATATTGAGATCGTGGTTGATAACAACTCCCTGATTATCCGGGGACAAAGGAAAGAGCTGGCCACGCGAGGAAGAAGAAATTACTACCAGATGGAAATCCACGCCGGGCCTTTCGAAAGGCGTGTCCTCTTGCCTGCCAGGATCGATCCTGACAGAACCAAAGCATCCCATGAAAACGGCATGCTTGAAATCGTTCTAGCTAAGGCTCGACCAGAACAGGTTATCCACGTTTCCGTAAAGAACTTGGATCAATTCTGA